gaaaaaagaaatACGTACCTATAatcctagtttttcattgttcAGTAACATActaaaaaatcatggagaatggaaaatatttagaagtggcaaaacgttttctctttttgtatggacgatgcACGTGCTATACTTCCCTCTAAAGGCAAAACTCTATTACGATCTTCGCTAAAAACCTACAAGTTAATCTTTACGGCGGCACGTATAacgtttaaaaaagtaaaatgaaaTGCAGAAgttgtatttacataattatatttttcataaacaAACAACAGTGTCAACAATAattatctatagttcgttttttttggcattagaaagaactccacagaagcaagcgtgcagtttttgtcaggctctttaattgttaataattattgaattatctaatgtagcatggtcaatacatataatttacttcaaattataaccgctaaaagtgccggatttggaaccacaagcttacttctgcgaagttctttctaatgctaaaaaaacggactataggtgtGTGTATAGTATTAGATAAACCAGTTTTAATGATGGTGATGTTTGGGAACAATGTGGTGGGTGCTGTGTTTCACCTCAGCGTGAAATCTGAAAAAGAAGTAATATTTATAGATATTGTAACATTATTcattaggtatagttttaggtACATTGATTGCTTGCAATTCTTGCAAATCGAAACTAAGCGGTCCCTCACCCAGTCTTTTTGTCACTGTGGTAGTGCACGTCCCTGAGGGAGCCGTCGGGCTCGTGCAGGCTGTAGAAGCCCTTGACGACGTCGCCGTCGCGGTGCTCGTGCTGCGTCTTGTGGTCGCCCGTGTGCTTGTCCTCCACCTCGTACTTGAACTCGTACTTGGGATGCGTCTGCAACACATTTAATTGTCAACGTGCGTCAAGAGCAGATGGCACTagaggggcattccacgagactgtcgcttacataacgcaattcttctaatacttctggaaatgctgagtaagcgatattgggtcaggtaatatttcatgacttggctaacaaattggcagtatattctcgagattcacgtattttattgaggtagcttATTGAGGTAAGCGTCAGTCTTGTGGAATACCCCTAGAACAAATTAATGTTGTTTGGGGCTTACGTAGTAGTCGACGTGCTTCTCGTGTCCGTGGTGGTCCTTGATGATGACTTCCTCCGCGTGTCCGTCGTGCTTGGAGATGTGCTGCGAGGAGTGCGCGTGCTCATGCCCGTGCTGCGCGATCACCAACCCTACCAAAGCAGCCAGAGCAGCCAGACACAAAATCTGTAATGTTAAAATCTTGGTTTAGTATCCAAATTTTGTGGTTCAAAGTTTAAAGTACTAGGAAATTCGTGTATAGTTTTTTGATATCGAGTAACACCTGaatgaattgaaattgaaactCTGTACTGTAGAGGCCTAACGGAGCCGACCTGTCTCATTGATAAAGGCTTCTTTTAAAaatttagatttaaaaaaagtactagTTAGATTTTCAAAGCAATTTTTAGATACCTTGCAATACATCTTAAAATTATTGTATAAATTCGTTGTACTCGAATAAAGGAGACTTGTGAACTGATACATTTTCAAAACCAACCACttcttttatattttaactCACGGTTTGCAAATCGAGCGATATCCATTAAAGAGTAAGTAATTTATTGTCGTGATATAAGTACTTACTCGTAATTAAGATACTGCCCAAACTCAACTGGTACCCACGCGAGATCAAATTTTCGGTAAAAATGTTAATTCTCAAGCTCCttttaaagaattttattatttcaaGAAATTGTTAAGTATATCAGtaggtacgtaattaagtataggtacctaactggGCACTACCGTTATACCTAACAAGGGTATTTCGTACGTACCAAATAAAAGTCGATATATTTAATtcgcttctgcccgcgacttcatcTATTATACAATGATGataattattgataaaaactacccttTGAAACCGGGCCTAAAACTATCATCAAAGgaaccaaattttatctaaatccgTTCAGTGGTTTAAGCGCGAAGAGGTAACAAATTAAATGACAgacagttactttcgcatttaaaatattatttgggattattaaattaattaggaAATATACTgcaatttaacaaaaaaatgtatgtcaatttataaaataataatagtttgGAAAAATATTAAAGCACGCACATAGGCAAATTCAAACGTGCACCTTTTAGAATCATATCAGTTAGCTGTACCTATTGATAGTCCAATTCTAACAATTTGTTTGTCAATACTGTCGTTCAATTCTGTACTaaacatatcgtcgggtgacaagcgaaagtcactaagtactatcgaaaaattaaagtaacaatgcactttattacacttttaACACAGTTTATTGTtaaatggtgttagttagtgacttttgcttgtgaCCCGGcgatatattaattaattaatcgcGACATtgtacttgtaataataattttgtaaacgaAAGTTTACAAAACACGCTGCCGTTTTACGAGT
The sequence above is drawn from the Cydia fagiglandana chromosome 7, ilCydFagi1.1, whole genome shotgun sequence genome and encodes:
- the LOC134666211 gene encoding histidine-rich glycoprotein-like, producing the protein MYCKILTLQILCLAALAALVGLVIAQHGHEHAHSSQHISKHDGHAEEVIIKDHHGHEKHVDYYTHPKYEFKYEVEDKHTGDHKTQHEHRDGDVVKGFYSLHEPDGSLRDVHYHSDKKTGFHAEVKHSTHHIVPKHHHH